Proteins encoded by one window of Xanthomonas sp. DAR 80977:
- a CDS encoding glycine zipper 2TM domain-containing protein, producing the protein MKIHLLATGAVAVLALAGCATSPGYGGGGGYSQPSRGYADTRCADCGIVTRIDTVASGRTAPTGTGAVLGGIVGAIAGHEISDHTGGSKGNQNVSAVAGAAAGALAGNQIQNNVTSDSYDVHVQMDDGRVIVVNQRDLAGIRENTYVRVVNGRVVAR; encoded by the coding sequence ATGAAGATCCATCTACTGGCCACTGGCGCCGTCGCCGTTCTGGCATTGGCCGGCTGCGCCACGTCCCCCGGCTACGGCGGTGGCGGCGGCTACAGCCAGCCGTCGCGCGGCTACGCGGACACCCGCTGCGCGGACTGCGGCATCGTCACCCGCATCGACACGGTGGCCTCCGGACGCACCGCGCCCACCGGCACCGGCGCGGTGCTGGGCGGCATCGTCGGCGCGATCGCCGGCCATGAGATCTCCGACCACACCGGCGGCAGCAAGGGCAACCAGAACGTGTCGGCCGTGGCCGGCGCCGCCGCGGGCGCCTTGGCCGGCAACCAGATCCAGAACAACGTCACCAGCGACAGCTACGACGTGCATGTGCAGATGGACGATGGCCGGGTGATCGTGGTCAACCAGCGCGACCTGGCCGGGATCCGCGAGAACACCTACGTGCGCGTGGTCAACGGCCGCGTGGTGGCGCGCTAG
- a CDS encoding tRNA threonylcarbamoyladenosine dehydratase has protein sequence MNEQLRERFAGIDRLYGRGTIERLAQCRVAVVGMGGVGSWVVEALARSAVGHLTLIDADDICVSNTNRQLPALEGQYGRNKARAMAERCVAINPAIEASAVEAFLTPSNIAELLGGGFDLVIDACDSFRVKVETIAWCRRRKLPLLTVGSAGGRTDPTLVRIRDVSRTEHDAMLALIRKKLRSEFNFPKNPQRYFGVPAVYSLENVRYPQADGSVCGLRPQLGPDAALNLDCGAGLGAATHITGAFAFAAAGKALEMLLKPKREQPATATAAALEAE, from the coding sequence ATGAACGAACAACTGCGTGAGCGCTTCGCCGGCATCGACCGGCTGTACGGGCGCGGGACCATCGAGCGCCTGGCGCAATGCCGCGTGGCGGTGGTGGGCATGGGCGGGGTCGGCTCGTGGGTGGTGGAGGCGCTGGCGCGTTCGGCGGTCGGGCACCTGACCCTGATCGACGCCGACGACATCTGCGTGTCCAACACCAACCGCCAGCTGCCGGCGCTGGAAGGCCAGTACGGGCGCAACAAGGCGCGGGCCATGGCCGAGCGCTGCGTGGCGATCAACCCGGCGATCGAGGCCAGCGCGGTCGAAGCCTTCCTGACCCCGTCCAACATCGCCGAGCTGCTCGGCGGCGGCTTCGACCTGGTCATCGACGCCTGCGACAGCTTCCGGGTCAAGGTCGAGACCATCGCCTGGTGCCGCCGGCGCAAGCTGCCGCTGCTGACCGTGGGTTCGGCCGGCGGACGCACCGACCCGACCCTGGTGCGCATCCGCGACGTGTCGCGCACCGAGCACGACGCGATGCTGGCGCTGATTCGCAAGAAGCTGCGCAGCGAGTTCAATTTCCCCAAGAACCCGCAGCGCTACTTCGGCGTGCCGGCGGTGTACTCGCTGGAGAACGTGCGCTACCCGCAGGCCGACGGCAGCGTCTGCGGGCTGCGCCCGCAGCTGGGTCCGGACGCGGCGCTGAACCTGGACTGCGGCGCCGGGCTGGGCGCGGCCACGCATATCACCGGCGCATTCGCCTTCGCGGCGGCCGGCAAGGCCTTGGAGATGCTGTTGAAACCGAAGCGGGAGCAGCCGGCGACGGCGACGGCCGCGGCGCTGGAAGCGGAGTAG
- a CDS encoding TatD family hydrolase — MRLIDSHCHLDAAEFDSDRAEVVARAQAAGVAAQIVPAVTAAAWPKLREVCAAGNGLYPAYGLHPLFLDQHRPAHLPLLGEWIARERPCAIGECGLDFFVEGLDAAEQQRYFAGQLQLAREFDLPVIVHARRAVDAVILAIRKVGRLRGVVHSFAGSAEQAQQLHKLDFLIGLGGPVTYERAQRLRRLAAELPLQQLLLETDAPDQPDAAIRGERNEPARLRTVLDTIAALRGQPADEIAEQTTRNAQRLFGLDAIAA, encoded by the coding sequence ATGCGCCTGATCGACAGCCACTGCCACCTCGACGCCGCCGAGTTCGACTCCGATCGCGCCGAGGTGGTCGCCCGCGCGCAGGCCGCCGGCGTCGCTGCGCAGATCGTGCCGGCGGTGACGGCCGCGGCTTGGCCCAAGCTGCGTGAGGTCTGCGCCGCGGGCAACGGCCTGTATCCGGCCTATGGCCTGCATCCGCTGTTCCTGGACCAGCACCGGCCCGCGCATCTGCCGCTGCTCGGCGAGTGGATCGCGCGCGAGCGCCCCTGCGCGATCGGCGAATGCGGCCTGGACTTCTTCGTCGAAGGGCTGGACGCAGCCGAGCAGCAACGGTATTTCGCCGGCCAACTGCAGCTGGCGCGCGAGTTCGACCTGCCGGTGATCGTGCACGCGCGGCGCGCGGTGGACGCGGTGATCCTGGCGATCCGCAAGGTCGGGCGCCTGCGCGGCGTGGTGCACAGCTTCGCCGGCAGCGCGGAGCAGGCGCAGCAGTTGCACAAGCTGGATTTCCTGATCGGCCTCGGCGGCCCGGTCACCTACGAACGCGCGCAGCGGCTGCGGCGCCTGGCGGCCGAACTGCCGCTGCAGCAGTTGCTGCTGGAAACCGACGCGCCGGACCAGCCCGACGCCGCCATCCGCGGCGAGCGCAACGAGCCGGCGCGGCTGCGCACGGTGCTGGATACCATCGCGGCGCTGCGCGGCCAGCCCGCCGACGAGATCGCCGAACAGACCACGCGCAATGCGCAGCGCCTGTTCGGCCTGGATGCGATCGCCGCCTGA
- a CDS encoding DUF6116 family protein produces the protein MPNPIVLPLLRWAGKLRYPTLFKLTAGLFVLSVLLPDPLPFIDEIVFGLGTLLLANWKTRTPAPAEPETIASSARRVRR, from the coding sequence ATGCCCAACCCGATCGTGCTGCCGTTGCTGCGCTGGGCCGGCAAATTGCGCTACCCCACGCTGTTCAAACTGACCGCCGGGCTGTTCGTGCTGAGCGTGCTGCTGCCCGACCCGCTGCCCTTCATCGACGAGATCGTGTTCGGCCTGGGCACCTTGCTGCTGGCCAACTGGAAGACGCGCACGCCCGCGCCGGCCGAGCCGGAGACGATCGCGTCCAGCGCGCGGCGCGTGCGCCGCTGA